From the genome of Gemmatimonadaceae bacterium:
GAGAGCGGTGAGCTCGCGTGGCGCTTCTATTCCGTGCCGGGCGATCCTGCGAAGGGCCCCGACGGCGCCGCGTCCGACGACGCGATCGAGAAGCTCGCTCGACCGACTTGGTTCGGCAGCAAGTATTACCAGTACGGCGGCGGCGGCACGCCGTGGGACGCGATTGTCTACGACGAGGAGCTCGATCAGGTCTACGTCGGCACGGGCAACGGCAGCCCGTGGAGCCGCCGGCAGCGCTCGGAAGGCAAGGGCGACAACCTGTTCCTCTCGACGGTGCTCGCGCTGAACCCCGACACCGGTGCCTACATCTGGCACTACCAGGAATCGCCCGGCGAGTCGTGGGACTACACGTCGGTGCAGCCAATGATGCTCGTCGATCTCACGATCGCAGGCACGCCGCGCAAGGCGCTGCTCCACGCGCCGAAGAACGGCTTCTTCTACGTGCTCGACCGCCACACGGGCAAGGTGATCTCGGCGAACAACTTCGTGCCCGTGAACTGGGCGACGTCGGTCGACGTCGCGACGGGGCGCCCGGCGATCACGGCGAACGCGTTCTACGACGATGGCGCGTTCTTCGCGACGCCGACGGGCAGCGGCGCGCACAACTGGTCGCCGTGGTCGTTCAGCCCGCGCACCGGACTCGTCTATTTCCAGGCGCAAGAGACGTACTTGCGTTACGACGACCTGCCGGATTGGAAGTACGTGCCGGGCGGCTACAACCTCGGCCAGGACCGGCGGCCGGAAGTCGTGCGCGACGACGCGAAGAGGTTACCGCCCGCGAAGTTCTACGTGCTCGCTTGGGATCCCGTCGAAAACAAGGAACGCTTCCGAGTCGATGCGCGCGGCGGCGGCGTGCTCGCGACGGCGGGCGATCTCGTCTTCCAAGGCCGCGGCGTCATCGACGGCGAGCTCGTTGCGATCGATGCGGCGACCGGCCAGCAGGTTTGGAGCTATCCGATGCCGAACGCGGCGGCCGCGGCGCCGATCTCGTATAGCGTCGACGGCGAGCAATACATCGCGATCAACACCGGCGCGCGGGCGACGGGCAACCTGCAGGGCATCGCCGACGC
Proteins encoded in this window:
- a CDS encoding PQQ-dependent dehydrogenase, methanol/ethanol family produces the protein MACAASALICASCDGRSPEPLASSPEGPASAAVQAGWPVHGGTTSEQRFSPLAQINKDTIADLKPAWFVELDTNRGQEATPIVVDGVLYTSTAWSKVYAVNAKTGERVWYYDPKVPGIAGYKACCDVNSRGLAVAGGKVFLATLDGRLIALDQKTGTPLWSTVTVDQTQSYTITGAPRVIKSKVLIGNSGAELGVRGYVSAYDMESGELAWRFYSVPGDPAKGPDGAASDDAIEKLARPTWFGSKYYQYGGGGTPWDAIVYDEELDQVYVGTGNGSPWSRRQRSEGKGDNLFLSTVLALNPDTGAYIWHYQESPGESWDYTSVQPMMLVDLTIAGTPRKALLHAPKNGFFYVLDRHTGKVISANNFVPVNWATSVDVATGRPAITANAFYDDGAFFATPTGSGAHNWSPWSFSPRTGLVYFQAQETYLRYDDLPDWKYVPGGYNLGQDRRPEVVRDDAKRLPPAKFYVLAWDPVENKERFRVDARGGGVLATAGDLVFQGRGVIDGELVAIDAATGQQVWSYPMPNAAAAAPISYSVDGEQYIAINTGARATGNLQGIADAQARARQVGRLVAFKLGGTATLPPPPGPAPPPNPPNEVFADDVVRAGELLYADYCGRCHGNATRSINVIPDLRRSPALTNKELWHSIVIDGALTDLGMIGWNHLIEPTQAESIRAYVGRQAVVLRDELAAAPAMPAAPTAE